In Poecilia reticulata strain Guanapo linkage group LG17, Guppy_female_1.0+MT, whole genome shotgun sequence, the following proteins share a genomic window:
- the znf622 gene encoding zinc finger protein 622 has product MASYTCISCRVAFADGEVQRAHYKTDWHRYNLKRKVADMPPVTAENFQERVLAQRAAADQQLTHAAATESCGVCSKKFSSANAYQNHLQSHKHQQAERQALLAAQRKVERMNEKNLEKGVCDEKEDNDARNEALQQALREQHRPNPAKMAKVQTAAATAKAEKPPRMVWLEEQVKRREREEGGEAAAEEEWEDVDEDEDDDDMEEDVDEEEQTEEEGGSSGTSGPLPGSVPATHCLFCCHRSRSLLKNVAHMTKVHSFFIPDVEFLVDLRGLVRYLGEKVGAGNVCLWCNEKGRSFYSTEAVQSHMTDKSHCKLFTDGDAALEFADFYDFRSSYPDRSEGADEGMDEDLPDEKNLEYDDETMELTLPSGAKVGHRSLMRYYRQRFGTQRAVVPGRSGNAVGRVLRQYRALGWAGDAGGSVQQRQRDMQYVQRMKSRWMLKTGMSNNATKQKHFRAQVMF; this is encoded by the exons ATGGCGTCTTACACGTGCATCAGCTGCCGGGTGGCCTTCGCCGACGGCGAGGTGCAACGGGCGCATTACAAAACCGACTGGCACCGCTACAACCTGAAGCGCAAGGTGGCCGACATGCCGCCGGTCACCGCAGAGAACTTCCAGGAGCGCGTGCTGGCGCAGCGGGCCGCCGCCGACCAGCAGCTGACCCACGCCGCCGCCACCGAGAGCTGCGGCGTCTGCAGCAAGAAGTTCTCCAGCGCCAACGCCTACCAGAACCACCTGCAGTCCCACAAGCACCAGCAGGCGGAGAGGCAGGCGCTGCTGGCGGCGCAGAGGAAGGTGGAGAGGATGAACGAGAAGAACCTGGAGAAGGGCGTCTGCGACGAGAAGGAGGACAACGACGCCAGGAACGAGGCGCTGCAGCAGGCGCTGAGGGAGCAGCACAGGCCCAACCCGGCCAAGATGGCCAAGGTCCAGACCGCCGCCGCCACCGCGAAGGCGGAGAAACCGCCACGCATGGTGTGGCTGGAGGAGCAGGTGAAGAGacgggagagagaggagggaggagaggcagcagcagaag AGGAGTGGGAGGATGTcgatgaggatgaggatgacGATGACATGGAGGAAGATGTGGATGAAGAGGAGCAGACGGAGGAGGAGGGCGGCTCCTCGGGGACGTCGGGCCCCCTGCCGGGCTCGGTCCCCGCCACACACTGCCTGTTCTGCTGCCACCGCTCTCGCTCGCTGCTGAAGAACGTGGCTCACATGACCAAAGTCCACAGCTTCTTCATCCCAGACGTGGAGTTCCTGGTGGACCTCAGGGGCCTCGTCCGGTACCTGG GAGAGAAAGTCGGTGCTGGGAACGTTTGCTTGTGGTGCAACGAGAAGGGGCGTTCGTTTTACTCCACAGAGGCGGTGCAGAGTCACATGACGGATAAGAGTCACTGCAAGCTGTTCACAGACGGAGACGCCGCCCTGGAGTTCGCAGATTTCTACGACTTCAG GAGCAGTTATCCGGACCGGAGCGAGGGAGCGGATGAAGGGATGGACGAGGATCTGCCGGACGAGAAGAACCTGGAGTACGACGACGAGACGATGGAGCTGACCCTGCCTTCAG GTGCGAAGGTGGGCCACCGCTCCCTCATGAGGTACTACCGGCAGCGGTTCGGGACGCAGCGGGCCGTGGTTCCGGGCCGCAGCGGGAACGCCGTGGGCCGGGTCCTGCGGCAGTACCGAGCCCTGGGCTGGGCGGGAGACGCAG GTGGCTCGGTCCAGCAGAGACAGAGGGACATGCAGTACGTCCAGAGGATGAAATCCCGCTGGATGCTGAAGACGGGGATGAGCAACAACGCCACCAAGCAGAAGCACTTCAGAGCGCAGGTCATGTTctga